GTCGGTAACATGTTCAAACAAAGAAGCTCCTGCATCTTCACGCTGCTCTACTAATTTTCTAAGCATCGGTTTGCTTTCAGAAAGCTCCCAAAGAATGATTTTTTGCAATTCTTTGTTTTTCTTGAGGCTTTCAAATTGGTTTAATACCGCTAGTTTTGAAAGTTCCTGTCCGCCATCTGACAAATCGACCTCAATTCCTTCATTAATTTTGCTCCAATAATCCTGAGATCTGATATATTCATCAATAAGCTTTTCGGTACTTCCGAAATATTCATAAATAAGTTTTTTGTCAAAGCCTGCTACGGCTGCAATTTTGCTCACTTTAAGACCGGAATACCCTTTTACTCTTAAAATTTTTCCAACTGCAGCCAATAACTTTTGCTTTGTCTTTTCTTTATCCCTGATAGGACCTTGCACTACTTTTCTAGGCATATGATATTATTTTTTTGCAATATGCAATTTATTATTGATATCTTCAAACGCATTAAGCGTTTTATCAAGATGTTCTTTCTCATGTCTGGCTGTAACACTCATTCTGATCCTTGCATCTTTTCTCGGTACGGCCGGATATAAAATTGGATTTGTGTACACTCCTCTTTCAATAAGTAGTCTTCCGACATCTCCTGTTACATGGGGATCTCCAATTTTTACCGGAACAATGGCGGAACAGGTGATTCCGGTATCTAACCCAAGATCGTTCAGCCCTTTTTTGAAATAGTTGATATTCCACCAAAGTTTCTCTCTCCATTCAGGCTCTTCATCAATAAGATCAATCGCTTTAATAATTCCCAATGACGAAGGAGGAGCGGTCGCAGAAAAAATTTGCTGTCTTGACTGAAATCTCAGAATAGAAGCAATTTTTTTATCCGCAATGACATATCCCCCAAGGCTACCGAAGGTTTTACTGAAGGTACCTGTAATAATATCCACTTTATCCAACAGGTCGGTATCCTCAAGAGTTCCTCTTCCGGTCTTCCCCAATATTCCTACCCCGTGTACATCGTCAACCATCAGGAATGCATTGTACTTTTTAACCAATGCATAAATTTCTTTGATATGAGAAGTGTCACCATCCTGGGAGTATACTCCGTCTACAATGACCAACTTGGTCCGGAATTTATCTTCCGAGATTTTCAGAATATGTTCCAAAGCCTCTAAATTGTTATGAGGAAATGTTTTTGTATTGGTATAGGCACAACCTTCATGTACACTGGCGTGCACTGCCATATCCAAAATAGCTAAATCCTCTTTCTGCATAAGCGCCTGTAAAGTGGCACTGTTGGCAGTATATCCAGTCGTGAAGATCGCAGCTTCATCCTGCTGTCTTCCAAAAAAGGCAGCAATTCTGGCCTCTAATGCATTATGGTAATTAAAATATCCTCCGATCAGGGGAGTTGCTCCCGTTCCCGTTCCATATTTTTCAATACCCTCAATCGCCGCCTTCTTTGTTTTAGGATGCTGGGTAAAACCCAGATAATCGCTGGAAACAAAACTTACATAATCTCTTTTCTCATTTTCAATGTCTACATTCACTACAGAGTTGGTACCCGTGGTATTCTGTAATCTGTAATTCATGTGCCCGTTAGATTTCATAAAATTTAAAAATTCATAAAAAATCTCTGCTCTCTGTGCGATATTGAAATCCTTAATGTTTTCAAAATCTCTAAAGGTTGCCGTTGTAAAGTCAATACTCATCCTTAATCTTTATTAGTTGTTTAGATAACAAATATAGTATTATTTCACGTTCGCGAGGTGTTATTTTAATTGAATTTTTGCTATGACTGTAATATTTTAACATTATTAATTAATAATTCAACATTATATGACATTCATCAAACATATTTTACAACGTATAAATCAATGCATTACATATTTCACATTAAAAACCACTTGAATATGTAGGATAAAGCCTTACGCCAACATTAATAAATTGTTTATTAAAATTAACATACTTGTGCTTCCTTCCATTCACGCTTCGGGATAAAATATTTTCATAAAACACGCTTATTATGCTAAACGCAATAAATTAAAAACAGTTAATTAACTTTATATTTTTTCACTACCCGACAGAACAGGCACTCTGATTAGCATCCCCGCACCATAACTCTTCTTTAATTGAATATATATTAAAAATAAAACCATTTACTATCAATATCTCCATTTAAATTTTCCCGGAGATTTTAACATGAAGGCAATCATAAAATAAGGTCATTGCTTTTTTCTCATATGCATCTTTTAATGAAATTACCATGGCTGTACGGATCATATTTCTTGCCTGAATGGGGATAGTCACCAAATCATCTTTTTCCCTCACTGTAGTTTCGGCTAGAATGGAACACCAGTTCCCACTTTTCACCAATTCCAGCAGAGTGGGAATATCATTGATCTCTATTAAAATCTTAGGCTGAAGCTTATTTTCTGCAAAAGCCTGCATCATATTTTTTGTGGTGCTGTAGCCTTTTGTGGGCATTGCCAAGGGAAGGTCAATAATTTCTTTTAAACTTATCGTTTTCTTTTTTGCCCAATTTGAATCCTTAGAAACCACCACTGTCATAGGGGAAGTGAATAGCGGAACATAATTAAAAAGCTCTACTCTATTTCCCTCCGCAAAAGTGAGGATAAAATCGAGTTGTACATGATGCAGCTGATCCATTAATTCGGAGGTCGTTCCAAAGACAATATTCACCCGCACTCCGGGATATTCTTTTGAAAATTCTATTAAGGCCGTGATCATGGTAGTCCGCATTCCGTACGTAACACCGATATTGAGTTCGCCGCTTTTTACTTCCTTTAAATCCTGCATTGCCAGCAATCCTTCCTGAGATTTTAAGAGACTTTTTTCTGCATATCTGGAGAATATTTCTCCGGCTTCTGTTAAAATAATCCGTTTTCCTATTCTGTTGAACAATAAAATCCCCAATTCTTCTTCCAACTGCTTTATCTGCTGCGAAAGCGTACTTTGACTTATAAATAAATGAGCCGCTGCTTCCGTAAAATTCAGAAGCTCTTTTGCTTTCAGGAAATAACGGATCTGTCTTAACTCCATAGTGAATCGGTTTGAGATATTTACTGTTAAAAAAGTGTTTTAGCAAATTTACGAATTAAGAAGCATTCGGTAAAAAATGAGAGAATAAGTTAATCAACCCAGAAATTTAATTTACCTGATATTGACCGTTCGGAAAACTTATGTAAGGTAATCGGAAAAAATACCACATTTTGTAGTGCTAGCGTATCACTACCCAAGAGACACAATTCTTATTATCAGACTAAAAACCAAACATTTAAATATTTTAACCACCAATAAATCCATTGTTTTAAAGCACTTACTCTCCCATAAACCTTATTCTCCTAAAATTTATTCATTTATTTTGGTTAGATTTTTGAAGCTATAAATTTTAACACACCAACACAACGATCATGTCAACTCACACCTTTCTCATACGGAGAAAACTACTCAATCTCATTTTGAAAAAATCATTTTCAATACCAGTCTGTGGCTTTACTTTAAAATTCAGTTCATTGTTTTAGAGATTTAACCACACCTTAAATTCAATATTATGATTTTCGAAAATGACCAACATTCTCTGGTTCAGGACCATCACAATCTGTCATTTATTAATATGGCTCAGATTATCAGTTTTCATGGAGACAAATCCTTTATTTTACACTCTTTGCAAAAAATAAAGAATAACACTTTATGTAAATTAAAGCGGAGAAAGGTCAATAAATGGATAAAAGAATACACCCGGCACCTTAACCAGTACATTGAAAACGAAGATTTTAGTAGTAAGCCGGAAAACTACACTCTTTCTCCGGCCTATGCAAAACAGTCGTATGAAAAAGTGGTAAAAGAAAACGAGTACCTTGAAAATTTAATGAATATTTTAAACAACCATTAATGAACGAGACGTACTCTTTCCTCTTCTAAATCTATTTTCATTAAATGTTTTCTGATGACATCTTCATTCAGATCAATATGGTTATGATTCTGCTCTATCAACCATTTTCTTTGCGAGTTTAAAACATCCAGATAAGCTTCACGAACTTCAGGAGAAAGTTGAATATCGGCATCATCGTCAATTTTCCCCTGCCATTTTTCATGAATTTGCTGCAAAAAATGACTCCTTTGAAATAAAGCATTATGGTTTTCCCTGATATGATCTAAAGTGTGTCTCGCAATTCCTCTTTTAATTTGATTATCTGCATCTTCATCCGATACATAATCATTAAAGGAAGGTAAATTGAGTTTCTTAATCAGATACGGAAGAGTGAGTCCCTGTACCAGTAACGTCGTGAGAATAACGATAAAAGTGATGAACAGCACCAAGTTCCTTTGCGGAAAAGCAGGTCCGCCGGCATATAAATGCGTAGGAATCGAAAGTGCGGCAGCCAGCGAAACCACACCGCGCATTCCCGTCCACCCCATTATAATAGGCGCTTTGAATCCCGGGCTCCGTGTATCGGCAACGCTTATAAAATTTCTCGCCACAAGGGTAACAAGTACAGCGCCGTATGCGGAGAGAATTCTTACTACAATAAGTACAGCAGTAATTAACAACCCGTACCCGATCGCTGAGGAAATGCTCACACCTTCCAGACCGGAAGTAATTTCCGGAAGATCGAGACCTATCAGAACAAAAACCAACCCGTTTAAAACGAAAGCCAGACTCTCCCAC
The sequence above is a segment of the Chryseobacterium sp. MYb264 genome. Coding sequences within it:
- a CDS encoding aminotransferase class I/II-fold pyridoxal phosphate-dependent enzyme, which gives rise to MSIDFTTATFRDFENIKDFNIAQRAEIFYEFLNFMKSNGHMNYRLQNTTGTNSVVNVDIENEKRDYVSFVSSDYLGFTQHPKTKKAAIEGIEKYGTGTGATPLIGGYFNYHNALEARIAAFFGRQQDEAAIFTTGYTANSATLQALMQKEDLAILDMAVHASVHEGCAYTNTKTFPHNNLEALEHILKISEDKFRTKLVIVDGVYSQDGDTSHIKEIYALVKKYNAFLMVDDVHGVGILGKTGRGTLEDTDLLDKVDIITGTFSKTFGSLGGYVIADKKIASILRFQSRQQIFSATAPPSSLGIIKAIDLIDEEPEWREKLWWNINYFKKGLNDLGLDTGITCSAIVPVKIGDPHVTGDVGRLLIERGVYTNPILYPAVPRKDARIRMSVTARHEKEHLDKTLNAFEDINNKLHIAKK
- a CDS encoding TetR/AcrR family transcriptional regulator, whose translation is MPRKVVQGPIRDKEKTKQKLLAAVGKILRVKGYSGLKVSKIAAVAGFDKKLIYEYFGSTEKLIDEYIRSQDYWSKINEGIEVDLSDGGQELSKLAVLNQFESLKKNKELQKIILWELSESKPMLRKLVEQREDAGASLFEHVTDPHFGENATRFRAIMALVISGAYYLNLYTGYNASKFNGIDLKTDEGRAEIEKAIVELIDFAYQK
- a CDS encoding LysR substrate-binding domain-containing protein; this encodes MELRQIRYFLKAKELLNFTEAAAHLFISQSTLSQQIKQLEEELGILLFNRIGKRIILTEAGEIFSRYAEKSLLKSQEGLLAMQDLKEVKSGELNIGVTYGMRTTMITALIEFSKEYPGVRVNIVFGTTSELMDQLHHVQLDFILTFAEGNRVELFNYVPLFTSPMTVVVSKDSNWAKKKTISLKEIIDLPLAMPTKGYSTTKNMMQAFAENKLQPKILIEINDIPTLLELVKSGNWCSILAETTVREKDDLVTIPIQARNMIRTAMVISLKDAYEKKAMTLFYDCLHVKISGKI